A single genomic interval of Gouania willdenowi chromosome 22, fGouWil2.1, whole genome shotgun sequence harbors:
- the neff2 gene encoding neurofilament light polypeptide, whose amino-acid sequence MTSNSVFSSRRPWNSYRGNSPSSTSLYPSSASSVKKLLRMDLAEVSTHNTELLSLRSQEREQLVNLNDRFVGYIEKVRHLEQQNRSLLVELETLRKQQNNPSRLQALYEGEVRSLKAMIHSENMERGRMEAERDYLRDVFEQMKERCEEEEGRRLDTEEVLQRAREEMSNSELYICDAQASVVSLCEELLFQKKVFAVEQAELQAQLQMVNISVEIDTSRPDLTTALRDIRAQYETLANKNMRSAEGWYQSKVANIAEMASKNSEAVHAIRQETMEYRRMLQLRSSEIEALRNAIGSLTKQLEDLEETQAKEVTKYQEKILKLEEDISDAKQEMTHYLREYQDLLNVKMALDIEIAAYRKLLEGEEIRLAFPSLPTLN is encoded by the exons ATGACCTCCAACTCAGTCTTCTCCTCCCGCCGGCCCTGGAACAGCTACAGAGGTAACTCTCCTTCATCCACCTCTCTCTACCCATCTTCAGCATCATCTGTGAAGAAGCTTCTCAGGATGGACCTGGCCGAGGTCAGCACCCACAACACCGAGCTACTCAGCCTGCGCTCCCAGGAGAGGGAACAGTTGGTGAACCTCAATGACCGCTTTGTTGGCTACATCGAGAAGGTGAGGCACCTAGAGCAGCAGAACCGGTCCCTGCTCGTTGAGCTGGAGACTCTCAGAAAGCAGCAGAACAACCCAAGTCGTCTGCAAGCGCTTTATGAAGGAGAGGTGAGGAGTTTAAAGGCCATGATCCACTCTGAGAACATGGAGAGAGGGCGGATGGAGGCTGAGAGGGACTACCTGCGAGATGTTTTTGAGCAGATGAAGGAGCGCTGTGAGGAGGAAGAAGGGAGGCGTTTGGATACCGAGGAGGTTCTTCAAAGAGCCAGAGAAGAAATGAGCAACTCAGAGCTCTACATCTGTGATGCACAAGCCTCCGTGGTCTCTCTGTGTGAGGAGTTGCTGTTCCAGAAGAAGGTCTTTGCTGTGGAGCAGGCAGAGCTCCAGGCCCAGCTGCAGATGGTCAACATCAGTGTGGAGATAGACACGTCCCGGCCTGACCTCACCACAGCCCTGAGAGACATCAGGGCACAGTACGAGACTCTGGCCAACAAGAACATGCGCTCGGCTGAGGGATGGTACCAAAGCAAGGTCGCCAACATAGCAGAGATGGCTAGCAAGAACTCTGAGGCCGTGCACGCCATCCGGCAGGAGACCATGGAGTACCGCAGGATGCTTCAGCTCCGATCCTCAGAGATCGAGGCTCTGAGGAACGCCATTGGTTCTCTGACCAAGCAGTTGGAGGACCTGGAGGAGACGCAAGCAAAGGAGGTGACCAAGTACCAG GAGAAGATACTGAAACTGGAAGAAGACATCAGTGATGCCAAGCAAGAGATGACCCATTACCTGAGAGAGTACCAGGACCTCCTCAATGTGAAGATGGCCCTCGACATTGAAATAGCAGCTTATAG gaaACTCCTAGAGGGAGAAGAGATCCGTCTAGCTTTCCCTTCCCTTCCAACTCTGAATTAA